GGTAAATTGTCGTCGTGCGTGGATTCCCATTAGAAAATTTTGCTTTTCCCTTCAATCAAAGAATCAAAATGTTTTCTGCTAACACAACATATCATTTGCAACTGATCTGACAGTTCAATCATCATCAATGCTAATTCCATAGTTTTGACATTTTGACTGCAGTCTAAAGCTCGAACCACCACCTTTCTTATCCGCTTCATCTTGTTTAGTCCCTTCGACTGAAGCACTAAGGCTGGAGATAGGAGCAGCTTTCTTTACGACAGCAATTCGTACCAAGGATGAATTCAACAGCAATTTACTCTCACTCCGATCCTGTGAACCAGCAGATTTTCCTGTTAAACATAAGAAACAGATGAGCCAATGGACATCAACAAAGACACTCGTTTCTCCATCGTACTATAATCCATACTTACATGCTCTGTATACAGTATACACTATAGATTTTCATGTAACAATCAAGtaatatttatttcaaaagtaaCCAAAAAACTCGTATACTTTCTCAGAATCAAGTCTACTTCCATGAAAGGAGTCTGCAATTTAATAAAACCCAAAGCACTTGATGGAAGAGGGAAGTGCCGAGCCTATCTACTCCAGAACATCCATCATTCAGACGGACAAATAATGCCATAAATCCCAACCAAGGAGAGCTAACTTAACCAAAGGAAATATGTTCGGAAAACGTCACATACCTCTGTCGTTCCAAATGTCCCTGGAAGTAGTTTCTGCCAAGGCATCTGCTGGCTTGTCCGGAAATTCCTCAGAAAATTTTATCTTCTGCATTTCAAGGACAAATGACGCTTCCATCAATCAACAACTTATGCttgtctcaaaaaaaaaaaaaaaactaaaaaaactaaaaaaaatcatcgaatGAATTGGTACTGTGTATTCTTAGGTACAGAGAAGGTTTAAAGAAGACTGATAATTCTTTGAGTAGTTTCATGAAAGCATATGGAAGACAATCTAAACCATCAAAGCACATCCGCCTTTTCTAATTATCGAATCAGGTGCTATAAGCTTTTATCAACGGTGCATACACAATAAGCAAACCAGTAAATCATGCCCTTTTTGAGAAGTTTGGCAGATGACCATCAAGAGCTGGAAATATACGTAACAGACTCGTTTTTTGCTTGATGACTCGTGATTCCCAGACTGCGATATAAGAACTTTAGTAGCATCTCTGGGGTATCCATCATTAGGTCCTGAAAGTTCTCGAGTTATTTTTCATGACTCATTCTTCGAAGTTGCTGATTCTTCGAGAACATGCAGATGTCTTACGATACACGTGACAAGGATAAAGCACATAAGGCGACGTGGATTAAGCAAAGGAAATCATGCTGTGCAGATCGCATTCCTAATTCATGTACACGTAATGCGAGCAAAGCGAGACCATCGTAAACTCAATCTGTACAGAATTGACGGATCACAAAAAATCAGAGCATTTGCGATGAAGGATCTACTTTAGAGCTCGAACTTGTTGCTCTATACATGGATTTATGTACATACGTATATTGAAGTAACATGTACATCTTATAAACTGATGCATGAGCATTTCATTAAGCAAATAACGGGTCAGCCGGAAATCATGCACGAGCCACCAATTCAATATTCTAGTGTTCTCAACAGATTCTCACACTGAAAGGTAACCGACAAGGAAGCGGACATGCTGACAACTATAATAATACTAACCTTAAAATTATTGTTTAATGATTTGTCATTCGTAGCATAGATCTTCCTCATCCTTAGAATCTTCGGAATCTGAATCTTCAATTCTACGAACAAAGGAGTGCCAAACACTTTGACTGCTAAAATTGAAACGGAGtgacatttaaatgccaaacAAAAATCACACTTAAGTTTTCATAATAAAACGACCTAGATGGGAAACGATCCATACCTTTGCAGCGTACGCACTTTGTAAGGCCTCCAGCATAGAATCTATACTCACTGTTGCGTGTCTAGACTAAAAAAACAGTCACTCGCCAGTTAGtatcataaaaatattaaatttcttATGCAGCAGAAGAAAGGAATGGAAATAATGTTGTTGGCTAACATTGGCGATAAAATATGTTATGACAGGTAATTATAAGTAATAATATCACGTTCAGGGACTGTAAAATCcacaaacaagaaagaaaataatgcaGAAAATTTCCAAGGACGTACCTTCATGGATTTCATTTCATCCAGGGCAGCCAGTATATTCATCTCTTTCTTGGAATCCAATGTCTTGTTCTCCAAGGATTTCATTGCGTTGCCCGTCTCTTCAGCCGCCCTCCtccttttggcatttttcacCACCTGCCCAATCTCAAATAAAAAAGTACAAGTCAATCAAAGGGAGCGAGTTTgttctgagaaaaaaaaattcacaataaacaaaactatttttcgaaaaatcttttatttcctcccgtttcagatttaaaaaaaaaaaaaaaaaatcatttccttaAATTTAGACatgcataatttttatttttattttgccatAAATGAATTTCGGTTAAATAATGATTTTCAGTAAACCAGTAAAACATTACAAGGCGCAATCTCCTACCTCATCTAGCTCACGCCAGGGCTCAAAATTCCCGGTCACCCCCACTCCACGACGTAATCCGAATTTCGCGGATCGGTCTTGATCGTGAGCTCAGCGGAGCACTTGGTGCATTTGAGGTAAAACCTGAATATCTCGATCCCCATATACGTCTGCCAAAACAAGAGAAACAAAGTCAACTCGACAGAtacaaccccaaaaaaaaaaaaaaaacctccgaAATTGCGCTGACTTCGGAAATGGAAAAACGGAATGGAAGTGCCACCGACATCGCCGACGACTTCCTCCTTCCTGGAGTTGAACTTGGTCCCCTTGGAGATGTAGTTTCCCCGGGTGTTGGCACCGTTCGGACCTTGATCTGCCGATTCTTGTGCTGGGGATACCTATCCAGCTTCTATACTTGATCAACACCTTTCGCTGTCGGGTTCCATGGAGTTTGAGAATGAATTGGAGCAGGAcacaaaaaaacgaaaaaaaattgaccaatttaaccAGTTAATCAATTCACCTAGCTTCTCTTGGAGCTCTAATTTAAATAGGACtgttttctttgttattttcatatCAAATTATCTAAAGATACCGACGATATCTGTTCTAACCTAAATAAAAGAATCCTCAAGATGTCGACGTTTGATCTATACTAATAtctccgaccaaaaaaaaaaaaaaatctatactAATATCGAGATCGAATGTAAATATTATCTAAAGATATCAGGATCTAATCTAGTATAAATTCCAAAATCACGCTTCTAAATATTTCGaggattttttttaactttaattaatAGAGACGgaatttatctaaaaattagtttaaaaccCTAAAAATGGCGAAAATTAGCTTAAAAAATCCTAATGATtgcagaaattaaaaataataaatcaaagtCGTTCAAATCCAGGAAAATTTATCCAACGAGATTAAGAATTTCCCTAAATAATTTCCAGACGCATGCATGAACAACCAGCTTAAAGATGCAATCTTTATGCAACTgtgcttctaatctaatatgatcACGACAAGAACATGCGTGAATAATCGAGTCCAGAACGTAAAGTTACTATCTTGACAAGAAACATAAAATCTTTGATCACATGGCAATCACGACAACACTACTTAAtcaaattgcaccaaaaatcgAGCAGGGACATCAGAGAGAGCGCGACGGTGGATGCTGGAAGACGGTGAGAGAGCCGTTCCTCCTTTGAGAAGTGCGAATGTTCACTTTATATTTCTTCTAGCTTCAGACTTGCTTCCACCTATCCTCTTGGTTTATACATGTATGTCTTCGgttatcaattttttaaaatgggataatgacataaataatataCGACTTTTGACTCAATATGTAATGTAGTCTATGAACTTTTGATTCATTCAATGTAGTCTCTAAACtttattctaataaataatattatccctgaacttttaatttgttcaccGTACTCTTCGAATTTTTTGCAcgtgttcaatttagttcttgaaCTATGAGAAAATGTTTAATGTCTTCcttctattaattcaaatttagaaaTAACATTAAACATTGTCAATTATTCtgaggattaaattgaacatgtactagAAATTCAATGATCACATTAAACAATCTTAAAATTCATGAACCATGTTGtacaaagttcaagaatcataATGAACCAAGTAAAAGTTTAGAGAGTAcattatattgaaattatttgcgccattttctctttttagatCCCTTGAATCCCTTACCTTTTCTTTCCTATTCTGGACAAAGGCcactttcctaatttagaaAAGCACGTGCACATCACACGTGGGATTCGGCCTTAGCAAGCTGATCGGATCTCATAAGGGCCTATCTCACGTGAGCCTGGTTTCTTGAATTGAAGTCCGCTTAGCATATTGGGCCGGTTCCAATGTATTTCACGGCCGGACCAATTCAAATGGGATTTACTCGACGCCGGACACTTCATTacttaataaaaatattcatgatGCCTCAATGCAATGCGAATGCAAAATTATTGCGATGTCGATATCATTGGTCACGGGTCAAGTTCAATCCCTTTTCAAGTGACAACGACAAGTGACAAGacaagaaaaaccaaaatttatgtattaacaaaatttaaatggCGAACACATAAGATATTACTGACCAATCAAAAATGAGATGCGTGCACACATGACGCCAAGTAGGATAAGATTTGCCGTGCAAGCCAACATGGGCAATGGCAATCGATTGCTATATCATCGTTGTCTTATAGCATtttgtgtatgtgtgtgtgttcGTGTGCATAGAAGGCTACAAACTAGAGATTAGATAATAATTAGTTCTCCACGAAGTAAACTCGGTTAACTCTTTCATATCGCTACCATGTAACCTAGAAAGATTATGTGATGGCATCGTGGGGGATAGAGTTGACCCTAACATGCATGGCATGGAAAAGTATGATTGTACTGGAAATTCACTGGGTCTAGTTCTTTCTCGATATAATATCgaattcttccttttctcttctctctctctctctctctcttttaactGCTAATCAGTTCTTTCTGTTTCGTACTCTTAATCTGCACAGAAGAAGCAGTCGTTGCCAGAGCAGATGAACTTTTGAGtctgaaagagaaaaaagaagaaaaaggagtaaGATTTTCCGTGTAAAAGCAAATCTTGGAGGGAATCAAAAAGGATAGCCTATCCCACTCCAGGATGTCCAGCGAGGCTGGTCCGATGAACATGTGACCCGGGATCCGTCCTCGATGCAGAACGTCCCTCTGCATTTTGGTCAGACAGTCCTCCCTGAAGCTCGTGGGGTTTCTGGCCCGAAATCCGCCCCCCACCCCCAAAACATGtgaccagaagaagaagaaccccCACATAGGCACACCTGTCGTTCCTAGAATCGTTTGGACCTCGGGAGATGATACCCTCACGAGGATAATATGCATCACCTTTAACCGATGGTTCGGCATTCATTTGGACTAGCAGTAGCTATAAGATTGACCTACATGATTTAGACTAGCTTTTAATGTCGAATCTGCTCTCCCTTCAGGCTTTTGATATGGGCGAGTTTCATGCATCTATACAGGGAGAACCTCCTTCCGCATTTTGATGGCGAGAAGAATGCCTCCAATGCACGTTCCACAAAAAGCTATATCTTTAAATGGCGGTACATGCGCTGCTCGATCGATCCGACTTTTACTTTTTAAGCCACGTGAAGTTTTTCCGTACGTGTTGATTACGCTTGTCTACAAAAAAGATGACTTAATCATATTATCGCATGCTGAATGGACATTAGAAAGGTGAATGAGGTCTTAATCTGAGATGGTCAGATACTAAAGCATCAATGGAATCCAAGAAGTTGCAGATAAAACCTCGCGCCATTGGTTCCTCCTAATCCACTCAAATCACGTGTTTGGCATCGTTTGAAAAGCGACGATGGACAGCAATTCAACCGTTGTAATCAAAGGGGGAGTTATGTACCATCCTCAGTCCTTTTCCAATTTGACCAAATTTCGAGGTTCGCATCTAATgtgaagaaggagaggaggaggagatgagaGAGCCGTCGAGGACCGCGACACTACCTAGAGCAAGGAAGTTTCCTGAAGTTGAAGATGGGCAAACTGGAAAAAGGAGTCAAAGAACGTGGAGTCACTCTCTCTTTGACAAGGATCCTTATGGGGCTTGACGCTGACCATttcttcgagagagagagatggagagagtgGTCCCTTCAGACAAGGGAAGAGCCCACAAGATATTAATAATGGTTTTATCGCTCTAACTATGTGCCCTTCCCAGACCTTCCTTCATCCCTGAAACGTAGGGTTTCCATttttaaatgtgattttttGAGGTCCTAGGTTTTGACTGGAACAGCGACCGAGACACTCTTTTCCTGGATAATGATGATGCTATTATACACTCGACTAAAAGAAAGGTAGAGGAAGGTACTTCAGGACATGTGAATCTGCGATCCCTCTGTCTGTCCTTGGAAGCAAATCAtgaatcatcaaatcaaataattatttatacGAGCACGCCTTTGAAAATCGCAGCTGCGCACCGGCACCCCCATATCGTCTGAAATAATTTTTCCCCGTTTCGAGTCGCGATGTCGTGCTTATGTCTCGAGCGAGGAGGCCTCCTGCGATTAGAAAATTCGGGGAAAGGGTGTGGGGAGGATATACTTTTTCATTATTCTGACATGCACATGTGTAGTATTTAAGAATTTGACAACTGAGAATTGACTAACTGGGGACAAAGGAGATTTGTTTATCTAAGAGCAATGGTTATGATAATCTAGGAGTTTAGTTTAGTGGAGATGATGGACAGCCGGTGGTGATGGTGGTTGAGCCGGCGGTGGGACggagagaaattttttaattctttcctaAGTATAAATGTATAGTTTTCAAGCATCTTGCGACATATTCCCTTTTgactaaaatttatttctttttcgaaTGTGCATGATATCCAGAATCGATATTGACTGGTAATTAATTTGACgagagataaaaataaaaaaaagacccacttgataatgaaatttattttttaaggcagaataaatgaatgaatgaaattttttcattctGGCCCCCAAAGAAAATGAACCTTTTCAATTTCCTCGTCTGTCTGAAAGGTGACTTGTGACTGTGACTTCATTGAAAATTACATATTACAAATTGTCAAATAGAGATAGTGGCAGACCATGGACGCTCTGTGATATTTGACAAGAAGAGAGTAATTTACATCGTTTGAACAAGAAAGTACCGATGGAAAATACAGAGAGACAAGGAAGGaacaaaatgaagatgaaagTTGCTGTCCTAAGAACCCATTCTTGCTGCTGACATCTGGCGCTCTGAGCGACATCAAGAAGCGGCTACTCTCTGAAAATGCTCTAGCCTGTTATCAGCCAACCTCGTGTTGTAGGCGGACTTCTTGTATTCGAACCATGTAAACTCCTTGTACAGGCTCTCTTTGCCCTTCATGAGGCACGGCAATGGCGCTATCTTCTCACTCAAAGGTGGTCCTCCGAAGTATATCATCGAGACCCTGGACTTCGAGGTGTTCGCCAGGACTCTGTGCCTCACGCTTCTGAATCGCCCGTTAGTCATCACCTGCAATCAAAAAGGCCCACACGTTCGCGTCAGTCAGTGTACATTGACAGGTCAAAAGTCCCTTCATGAACAGAGGAAATGGTGGGATGGAGCCGAACGAGCCGACATGGAAAAGCTGTTTTCAGTCTCTTTTTTCTCGCCCTCGTCGTAAAAACTGTCAAAAGGTCTCTCTGATTTGTGAAGATCTTACTAGGCTCAAAGTACAGATGGTATTTCATGCAAAAGCGACCGCAAATAATTGGCTAACATTGTTCGGGCTAGCGTTGCTTTCTTCATCGAGGACTGTCGGGAGATATAACAGAAATTTTGACACTAGAGATGACATTAATGGATGACCCAATCCTCTCATACACATGTTTTCAAGGGAACAGTGAGTTAACATATTGTTACGGAATCTTTACCCTCTTCCTGTTCTTTTCTGTTTagctttctattctttttcaatgAATTGTCCTTTCAACTCATTAGAAAAATGATTGCTCAAGAGGTGTACCTCTAAGGAGTCACCAACATTGATGAAGAATGAGTTCTGGTCCGGTGGAACAGAAACCCAAGTCCCATCTTTCATGGATATTTGGAGCCCAGACGTGTTGTTCGATCTGAGAACAGATATGATTTGTGGGTCAGTGTGTTCACCGAATCCAATCATGTTCCTATCGACATAGGATTGAAGCTCCGGGCATGGAGGGTAGTGGTTGAGCCTGAAAACAGAGTCGCTCTGTTCATCCATCAAAAGTTTGCTAAATATATTCCTCTGTTGAATCCTTAATCCGTCGGCCATCAACTCGAGAATCTCACACGCCATGTACCTCACCGCCGATGTGTAATCACTCAAAGCAGAGCTGCAAAATGAgcagattttttaaaaaaaaatttagtcctCGTCACCATAAAATTTCGATTCTTTAGGAACGAGCGCATACAAGCTCCAGACGCATGTGTCGGGAATTCATACCGAAATCTTTCTGGGTTTTCGTTAAAAGCCGATGGGAGCTTGCGGTAGTTGAAGTTGGGATCGGTCGTCAGGAGGAGGTATTCGATCCAACCCACATCTCCGTTCCGGCCAATCATCTTGTTGCCATAGCCGAACGGGTCAGGAGGGCCTGCCCTCTCCTTCTCGGGGAGAGGCAGAGAGAAGAACTTGACGGCTTCCTCCTCCAGCCTGGAGATAAAATCCAACGGGACGCCGTGGTTCACGACCTTAAAGAAGCCGCACTCTTCGCAGGCCTTGATGATGAGGCTCTTGGAGTCGGGCTTCGAGAGGTCCACGACAGGGATTTGGTGGGATGATAATGCGTTGCTGTTCATAACGTAGGAGAACTGTTCAATTGCTAGTTTGGACGGGACAACCATCGGACGGCCGTGCGCCGTGCTTCCTTGTTTACGAAGCGGCAACGAGAACTAATGGACTAGGGAgagaatcgagagagagagagagagacagacagacagagagagagacagagacagttgttttgaagatgatggaAAGAGTATTGGTGCTCGGGTGCTATTTATAGCGGAACGGAGGGCGAGAGATCGTTTCGAAATTTTCTTCTTGAGCGTTGTGCGGTCGGTCGGTTCTCTCTCTGCTGAAAAAGAGTGTTTGCTCTGCTCCACGTAAGTGCTAACTtggaagaataaatttaatCGATATTTTCGGGGGAAAACGGAAAAGGGAGAGAATAAATCACTAGAGAAGCCTCTATAAATCTCGTGCCATAATAGATATTACTGGATGCCATGTATTAGGACAACCGGTGCACGCAACGATTCCTTGTTCAGGTCTAAAGATTCTAAAAGCGAAACTTTGAAAATCTATTTGGATTTGGTCCTCTCCGTATATATATCTTAAGCATTTGCTCAGatattcaaagtcaaatttcaaCACTATAAgtaaagagaggaaaaaagaggaaggggGCCAGAAAGTCAAAGCGGCGGTTATTCAAGTTACGTGTTTATTCGGCGCATTGACAGTTAGCCACTCGTTCTCGAACGTATATAATGCCAGAGCCTATCAAAATCGGTTTAACGAAATTAGACCCATTGGGCCGGTGGTGAGCGACTCTTCAACCAAATGGATCGtattcaaaaatcaattatgatccGCACAATCATCTCAGTCGTAATAAATTCTagattttcccttttgaaataACATCGAAATAAAACACATGTATATTGAGAACATAGTATATTGAGTCACCTGAAAATTTTCTAGCACGCACGTGTGAAAAAGGGAAGAGGAAGTGAAATAAAAGGAGAATTTTGCTTGTGAGGCAAAAGGGGAGATGATTGGTTTTGACCTCTACGCTGCCAAAGCGAAAGCAACGCGGACCTTGAGGAGGGCGAGGGGGGAGGGAAGGACTTTCTCTTCGGGTCATAATTATTAGGGGATTTTTATTCTCTCCCTCCGCCTCCCCGCCCCTTGTTAAGATGAAAACGGACGACGGGCTACTGTCTGCTCGTTTCGTCAAAAAGGCGAGGCGTCACATC
The window above is part of the Eucalyptus grandis isolate ANBG69807.140 chromosome 6, ASM1654582v1, whole genome shotgun sequence genome. Proteins encoded here:
- the LOC104450041 gene encoding gibberellin 2-beta-dioxygenase 1, with protein sequence MVVPSKLAIEQFSYVMNSNALSSHQIPVVDLSKPDSKSLIIKACEECGFFKVVNHGVPLDFISRLEEEAVKFFSLPLPEKERAGPPDPFGYGNKMIGRNGDVGWIEYLLLTTDPNFNYRKLPSAFNENPERFRSALSDYTSAVRYMACEILELMADGLRIQQRNIFSKLLMDEQSDSVFRLNHYPPCPELQSYVDRNMIGFGEHTDPQIISVLRSNNTSGLQISMKDGTWVSVPPDQNSFFINVGDSLEVMTNGRFRSVRHRVLANTSKSRVSMIYFGGPPLSEKIAPLPCLMKGKESLYKEFTWFEYKKSAYNTRLADNRLEHFQRVAAS
- the LOC104452047 gene encoding uncharacterized protein LOC104452047, producing MEASFVLEMQKIKFSEEFPDKPADALAETTSRDIWNDRGKSAGSQDRSESKLLLNSSLVRIAVVKKAAPISSLSASVEGTKQDEADKKGGGSSFRLQSKCQNYGISIDDD